A window of Rosa rugosa chromosome 7, drRosRugo1.1, whole genome shotgun sequence genomic DNA:
GATAttacatcaccccaagcggatatgaggagattggtgcgcattaccaatgttcggACTAtgatcgtagtcgtttccgcgagaccgtttgggtgtgttcatgggaatatgatgtccaacatcagtcccaatacaataaccatcgaaagtcttcgatgtaaactctctagcatcgtcaagtccaattgacgaaATTAGGAttatccggggagtgagcccgttgtcatatgatatttgctaggagtgtagcataagcagcatttacaagtggacaatggcacaacacgtgaccagcgtgtttgcatgtcaaccaacatcgtgagatatttaaacgtccgcaagttggttgaatcagtccagagaatccctacggattctatgtaagaacataatgagtattttcatatcctttgcataggacggtctcagtcataatttccctaaggaacgagatttgtaaaacgagcgagaggcttaagaagcaaccaatgagaattttggttaggcctgagcgtctgaaatgctatttgaagcaaagtgtgtgactacatctcccaacatggcgttggagccatgggaATTAGTATGTATGGCGTCATAaccattgggaggaacaaccatggtgtcatgctcatggttggcgccattgatggggtcatcacatgggacttgggcagCCCTATGGctccccaagacggctgcagggccagatgctgcaattgttgcggtcttgctaagtccaggaatcaattttcgattcttgcttcttctcactctgaagaatggatgtccgtgtgaagtctttagtatacggagcatcatatcacgaccaggatgacctatcctgtcgtgacaaagccaatatgtgtctaaatccaagagatcttctctcataacttcattggatttaatagctcgaatagtgacatagagtccactagagagacacataaacttctctaagatgtgcctttgttcgcaatcattagaggtattacaaaggaactcattaccgttctctacatgcattttcgcatggaattcgttggctatccataggtgtgagttgccctaggagtgtagagagtttctgtgacattaatcaaggtgccatttggcaagtggaacttgggctattccatgtccttgaattaaaattgatggcccagccatcgtagtcacgaagtcatatgctcagaatcaaaatggagtcataatgaaaagaactcgaaattttattcataagccaacggagtacatcattgtctcttaaccattaggagaatctaatccaaatgctacctaatgcaaaacaatggtaatcgtctaacttctttcggtaattccaaaataaatgtgaccaggtgagtaaagagatgtcggtggagcaaggctcgcttaagtaccactaatctcaaaaccttcctagacatcacatttacgttgagtacgcctactttgaagaaagacaaaagcattggcatctactacaaaaatgatatggcaattgcctacatctcttggaaaataaagacttaaacagaattggcgatctattgatcccagccagatttgtagtcttgaacccttcactctagatcatcttcttgatcttcttgttccacatagtgagcttctcttgcttcacaatatgctttgtaggcggtgacaatttcttcacgagctctacaaatgtgtgcccaatgatcagacactccacatcgagaacatacatctctttgctcaaactccattgattgaggcgctttgaaagcgtcatttaggtggctcttagtgttggtggcgccaccaacatggccagaggcgttgcctccctctctctttccacgttgaccttttcggttccgtgttcgcctatattgacggttaccttcccaagtagagcgattatatggaccagaacgtccagaagtatccctaaggttagagTTTCGATCTTGGcaccttctcttaggggcgcgactataattggattccggaatatgctctatttccacggatctcgaattatagttcttcacaaggatgttgtcatgcttttcagcgacattcatagctccaatgagctcatgaaaccttgtgattcctcttgcattaacatcgattcgatagttcttagcaaccatcaatgcagagacggggaaagtagagagagtcttctcaatcaacatcgcatgtgtgatctctttaccacagaattccattaaggatttaatgcgaagtgcttccgagttgtagtcaagaactgacttgaaatcatagaagtggaggctatgccatctcacttctaggtcaggaagcagggagacacggacgttgccaaatctatctttgagtgagacccacagccttatggggtcttcttcattcatacactcgtactggagcgaatcatccatatgacgagtcattaggatgatggctttcaccttatttgcctctaaggctgctctatttgcttccaaagcttgagcttgctcaacagttagcacgttctggctaggctcgagaatcgtattcaagattccatcggccttgagatgttggCGGATATcatgaacccacctgtgatattcagagccagttgttcccaatggagcaaagtccaatttgttcaggttactcatcctgaaagagaacaagaaaagggttagtttcggagcggaaaacgctaccacgaaaacatataaaatttctaagcgtagtcgcttccaagaaattaggaatttcctaGCGTAGTCGctttccaagaaattcgattccaagagggattggattagatcgaaacaatgatgtaagtggtcgatcataaattctcaacaaactctaagtttggagatctcaacaagctccaagcttggagtgagcacgaacccccacagttcggcttaattaggtctcccctatgaagaagaaaagggggaggtagaagaagggaggttgcaagtccccgagaaacaaggaagaggaaaacaaacaaaaaaacttccaaaaacggGAATTAAAAGAACCTTGAAAACATACCTCAAAAGGTGTCAAAACTTTGCCggaaaaatcgccggaaaattggtcgtcggaggtggccggaaaactGTGGTGGCCGGCGGTGGTCGCTGGCCGGAGCTGCTGCGCAGCGCTTGTGCAGGGGGCTGTCGGCAGATGTCGGCAGGCgctcggcaggtgctcggcaggcTCTCGGCAGATGTCGGCAGGCTCATGCAGGCTCCTCGGCAGGTGTGCGCAGGCACTAGGCAGACGCTCGACAGGTTTGGGCAGCAGGCGCAGGGGAGCGCGCAGGCTTGTGCGGGGCCTAGGGCAGGCTCTGTCGACAGGAGCTCGGCAGATGCGGGCAGGCCAGGTACAGGGGCTTCCGGTAGCGAGGCTAACCCGAGCGGTTCAGCCTATTCCGACGGCCGGTTCAGGCGGTTTCcagccggttccggtggttctgCCGCCGGTTCTAGGTTCCTTGAGGCTAGGGCTTCAATATGTGGGGCGGTGGATGTTGGAATTTGAGGGctatgaaattagggtttcagggttagtgcttcgtgctgataacgtgttgtagagaaactgaaattaagaggaatttgctgtgtattctcattgataataggggcctctttatatagaggattacaatgtatagaatctcaatcatacaaggaaagtaatcgtacattgaataggaatctagatcattctaatttaaccctattaccactaggtcaagtaacctagagtttgggccaaacacaaatagagatatttTTAAACAATAGTTATATTATTATCTCGCTAAATTGGTGATCACACTATCTTGGAGGATGCATGCTAAACTAACGGCTACGTAGTAACCATGGTAttttttaatacaaaaatatCTGAGTTCCATAGCTTGGAGCCGATTAGTTGACCTTTTAATGCAAAAACATGTCACTTGTTACTTTTGTGCAAGATTTAGTATCAAGTAATTATCTTTGCCATTTGACCATCAACACTCATTTGCCTCTAATTAGATTTTGAAAGTCTAATGACTTGAGATTTAACAACTCTTTTATTTACTGCTCAAATGTTTCCTTAACAAGTAACGCTGTTGTTTTAATAGTTCAGAATTAAAAATATCTACTTTTGCTCATAGaattgaaataaaatttcatCCCTTTTTGCAGGACTACGCGACTATTTAAATTCAGCAATGTTACAAATGCAGAAGACTGGCATTACAACTAaagttctaagttctaacatAACTAAAACAACATGCGAGACATTGATACAAGACTGGCTCTACATACTGAGAAGATGTTTCCATCCCTAAAATATTAACATTTTGCAGAATTAGCTAGTATTCTCAATACCTACCTACAGTTGATGCACTAGCACGGGTTGCAGATTCTCACTTACAACCCTATTCTTGTTTACTCTTGAATTTGACATCGTTTAAAGTAAAGCTTGTTATGAATGTTCATAAATATATAGAAATCAAAGGCCACTTATTTCTTATTTCTGTTGGTAAACTCGAAAGCCAATCTGCGCGGAGATGAAATTCATATCAGGAATCCAATACTCTATGGGACTTTGATCAAAAAATCCTGACCACTGCTTCTACGCTCCTCATGAGGCCAAAGACTCATTTCTAGATGTAGCACTTTCATCTTCAAGAATTTGGTAGCTAGGGTTTCCATCCTCAAGTGAAGTTACAGGATCAGGTTCCTTTTCCCTGTaacaacaatcaattaagtgtTTTAGTAATGATTAATTCCAATCAGGTACTTCgactaattaataaattacactgGATTCAAGGTCAGAACATACATTACTGAATAAATGATGAGTCCGATAACTACAATTGCAAATGATAAATAGTATAACCAGTCTACCTGCAATGGGAGTAAATATCTAGTCAGGTTTACTATCAGTGTGAATGGAAGGTATTAACTTCCAGTTTTTGTAAACTCTTAACAAAGTGTCAGATCATTAAGATACCTCCTGGTGGTAGATAAAGATGCGAACAACCACAGCCCACATATCAGATGTGAGAATAGAGAGATTGAACAATGTGGCTCCACTCATCTGAAACAAAAGACCCATAAGAAATATAACAATGAGCAGTTCAGAAAATTGCTTCACTTGCTGAATTTCTAGTTAGCTCTGCAAGTCATAATTCTGACATGAAGCAGTGAATTCTACTGAGACTTGATCAGAAGGAAATTGACCTGAAGAACGAATGGACCAAGTGTGTATAGCATAAAGCCTGCCAATCCATAGCCAACAAAGGCCAATATCtagaaggaaagagaaaagcaaCCAATTTAAGAGGCAATGAAATAATGCAATCAGAAGAGAAAAGAGATCTTCATCTCATATATTATGTAATACAGTAACTAAAGTTTCTACAAATTCCTCTTTCCTCCACACTATATGAAATAAAAGCAATATGTAAGAAAATATTACCCATCTCTAACAATTAATATAATTTCAAAACTCAGTTCAGTTTTTTACTGCAAGTCTAGATGGGTCCCTGCTTGCAAAAGATAATTATGTCAAAATGTTAAACAACCACCACATAAAATGATTAAGTGTTGATTAACATCCTGGTGAACTAAAGTTCATGCTTGCTCCTGCTTGATCCTAACAGGACTCCCATATCAAGGATATATCAATCTCACGTTCCAAGCAGGGTAAACAATGGCCAAAGAAATGATATTTATTCTTCAAACCCTCTAGTCCCGAGCTTATGCAACTATACGACTACCTTGATGTTTCAACTCAAATTCTCAACACATGTGCTCAAGTTTTTTAAACAATGGACAAAAGAAATGTGATAATGATTTTCTCTCCAAGAATCTTAGTCCTAAGCTTATGCGAATAGACAACTACCTTGATGTTTGAACTCATGTAAGGAAAGTTGTCCTAAACACCCAAAAAAAACAAGTCCATTGCTCCAATATCTGGATTGGTAACAGCTTCTCAACATGTTTGACAAGACCATACATGATTTCAACATCGACTGTGACCAACTATTTTTCTGATTAGATTAACAGATAGAAACAGTGAATAACTAGTTTTGTCTCACGTTATTTCTTGTATTTCCCATCAGTAATTAAAGGGGAATGTTGTAGAACATTCACAACAGGATATTGGACAATGGACTATCTTTTCAGAACTGAAGTTGTGCAGTAGATCTGAAGTTACATAGAGAATTCCATCAATATAGATATAGAAAGCAGGAGGACTATGAACTATCTTTTCAGAATTGTTGTGTACTAGTTTCAAAGTTACAAAGAGagcaaaaaagaaacaaacaaacatgcaGTAACTCACATATATTTTAGGTCAAATCAAACACATATAATACAAAGATAAGATTACTTACAAGATCTGTAGACCACTCCACTGATTCCAAACTCTTTAATTCCAGAATGGATCTAAAAGCAGGTTAAGGAGGTATTAAAGAAATATTGTTCTTCAACATTAAATCATGGACATGGTATAGATTATCTTAAGTTACTCTCTTGTATGCATTGTTTGACAAAAAGGATACATCTGACACACACTCACTAGAAATCCAAACACACCAATCATGCATACTACTTCAATACGATCTCTTTTCTTCACACAAAACTCCTGCATTTAGGAAGAAGAAAATCAACTTATGTgatcgaaaaaataaaataatgagagagagagagagagagagagatgtaatTTCAGCATAGGTTCAGTGGTTTTCAATGTTCTGTTGACATCACCACTTCTGTAGCTATGAATGGGCATAGGAAAAGAGATTTAAGTTTCAGGGGAACAGTTTCAAATGTTTAAACGTAACATCTGGCCTATAATTGCTTCCTTGACTTAACTGGTGCCCACCTGCCTTTTATAGGATAAAGTAAGAGAAAATAGAAGACAGTCTGAAAGAGTTCACCAACCTCACCAACATTGCTCAGTGCAAAGAAAATTGTTCCTGCTATGACCAGGACATCTCCAAGAAGAGGTTGTGAACCACCTGAAGGATGAATCAAAAATGACCACAAGGTTCTACATAACTGGTATGACTCGTGAtagatttctctctctcttttggaATTTGTTTTTTATATACTTGTTATTCTGAGTGTGTTCTTTGGACCTAGAAATGCTTCACTAATTGGAGATCACTTTGAAGAGAATTATCAATTCATAACTCTCACACTCTAGTCTTCCTGAtcattaaacaaaatttaagattAGTCCAGAAGGCCAAAGACAGAAAGTCACCTCCACCAGCTACCCCTGCATCAGAGAGGAGCACTATGCCAAGCCCAACCACACAGAGGGCTGCACCAAACAATTGCCATATGGAATATCGAGTGCCGAGGAAGATCCATGTGAGAATTAGCACCCAAGCGATTGTGAAACAGTCCAATAATGTCACACTAGTTATTGATGAGAACTGATATGCTTCATTTACTGCATTTAAAACACCACGTATGTCAATTTGACCCCAAGTTACTACTAGCACATAGGTGTCCAACGAAAAATTatcaataaaaatgaatttaactAGCATTACACTCAGCTAATAGATCTTCTACACAATTAATGGCTAGTATTTGAAAGAAAGCTGAGGCATTAGTACTCACCAAGATAGTTCCCTTGAACATCCACAAACCCCAAGAGAAGATACCAATACCAAGAAACCTACAAACTCCAAAGTTTCAAACTTCTTCATTGCACACTTGACCAAACAAAATATAATTTCTTGAAAACTGACAAGTAAGTAACTTCAACTCGTGATCATATCGAAGCAAGCAATGCTTGAAAACTGAGATCATACCCGTAATTTCTCACGCCTATGCAGCAAGATTCCTCCATAAACCAAAGCCAAAAGCAAGTAAGTGGACAAGGTCTGTGTAATCGGCGTATCCACACCTGCATtcacataaataaaaaaaccataATCAAAAGAGACAAGGTCCGAACTTCGAACtgggttttttctgggtttatGTTATAGTTACCGAGATTGGCTATGAGAGATGAAGTGAAGCTCATGAGTgcgagaaagaaggagaggagctgACCCAGGAACAACATGTACAGCGTTCGCAAGTTCACATGGCTTCTCCACCAGGCGGATGATGGCAAGAAGCTCATAGCTCAGCTCTGATGATATATCTCAGTGTCTTAAGTTATTTGGTGAGGGGGAATTTCTTGGAGCCATTTGAATATATAGCGAGAGACGAGAGTGATTCTGAGAGATCTGCTGGTGGGTAGTGTGCAACTACCGTTCTTGGTTTTCTGAACCGCGGGAGGGGAGAGGAGTCTCGGCGGGCTGAAGATGCGTCACGTGCacttcaattttttctttttctttttctgccaGTAGTGTCacgtggtttttttttttttcctctctttttatAGTTGGAGATGTGTCACATATTGACTGATTTTCAAGTAGGAATTACCTTACAGTTTTTGACAGTCAAAGGAATTACCTTTGACAATTTACCGCAGTGTGTTGGACTATTATTTGATGGGAGGCTCCATAAGGACGTTCTGACCAAAAACGAGCACTCAAAGGCTCAAAGACCACCGAGTCATCCACCAGTCCCATTCCCAGgcatctcttctttctctttcccttGTATGTAATTTTATTTAAATTCCGACGCGACGTAATAGTCGAGTACATCGTGTCTAAATAATATGATCTACATCGCCATCGTCCATCATAATAACTAATCTATAAATTTAATTTAGGTCGAGAGTTGGTTATGGTGTTAACAAGGACAATGATGCCGCGATCTGGCTAGACTCAGTGCACATCGCGTTCTAGCCTCACGATCTTTATCTCAATTTTTGTATGACTTGTCTTCATACAAATACAAGCAAGCCGACATAGAGCTACCATGTTGAAGCCACCACAGGGTACAAAGGGATTGGTAGTAGAAATCAAACGAGCCAGTCAACTAAAAGGCGAGTGAGCTTGCATTAGTCAATCTATTTGCGCTTCTAGTAGCAGGCATCGAGGCTTTACAACGTGGGTAAAGGGAACCTAAAGTGTGGCCGGACCAATTTGGATACGGGtggagaaaaattcaggtaccgtcTCTAAATTTTTCTGCCAATGCCAATTTAATACCCGAACTCTAAAAAATATCAATGTGATACTCAAAtacatattttgacatcaacgtg
This region includes:
- the LOC133722595 gene encoding uncharacterized protein LOC133722595 translates to MSFLPSSAWWRSHVNLRTLYMLFLGQLLSFFLALMSFTSSLIANLGVDTPITQTLSTYLLLALVYGGILLHRREKLRVSWYWYLLLGFVDVQGNYLVNEAYQFSSITSVTLLDCFTIAWVLILTWIFLGTRYSIWQLFGAALCVVGLGIVLLSDAGVAGGGGSQPLLGDVLVIAGTIFFALSNVGEEFCVKKRDRIEVVCMIGVFGFLVSVCQISILELKSLESVEWSTDLILAFVGYGLAGFMLYTLGPFVLQMSGATLFNLSILTSDMWAVVVRIFIYHQEVDWLYYLSFAIVVIGLIIYSVMEKEPDPVTSLEDGNPSYQILEDESATSRNESLAS